Proteins found in one Vallitalea guaymasensis genomic segment:
- a CDS encoding methionine gamma-lyase family protein, protein MTDFLQKMYQKQNISEEVYNYCSEIEKNLIDRFNHVDEIAEYNQLKVLSAMRENRVSDIHFAATTGYGYNDLGRDTLESVYASVFNAEAALVRPQLISGTHALTIALSANLRPGDEILSPVGKPYDTLEEVIGIRETNGSLKEYGITYRQVDMLEDGSIDYEGIKKAINDNTKLISIQRSKGYDTRPTLSVDIIGEIISFVKSINSDLICMVDNCYGEFVEKIEPTDLGADMIVGSLIKNPGGGLAPIGGYIVGKEACIENCAVRLTAPGLGKEIGATLGLNQQFFQGLFMSPQIVAGALKGAIFAANVFEKLGYEVIPDSTESRHDIIQAINLGSPEAIIAFCQGIQAAAPVDSFVTPEPWDMPGYDSEVIMAAGAFVQGSSIELSADAPIKPPYTVFFQGGLSWHHAKFGIMTALQKMIDNKSITLK, encoded by the coding sequence ATGACTGATTTTTTACAGAAGATGTATCAGAAGCAAAATATCTCAGAAGAAGTTTATAACTATTGTAGCGAGATTGAAAAGAATTTAATAGATAGATTTAATCATGTTGATGAAATTGCTGAATACAATCAATTGAAAGTATTATCTGCTATGCGAGAGAATAGAGTCAGTGATATACATTTTGCTGCAACAACTGGATATGGTTATAATGATCTTGGGAGAGATACATTAGAAAGTGTATATGCTTCTGTATTTAATGCAGAAGCTGCTTTAGTGCGTCCACAATTAATTTCTGGTACACATGCACTGACTATAGCACTTTCTGCTAATCTAAGACCAGGTGATGAGATATTATCTCCTGTCGGTAAACCTTATGATACTCTTGAAGAAGTTATTGGTATAAGAGAAACAAATGGTTCTCTAAAAGAGTATGGTATTACTTACAGACAAGTAGACATGTTAGAAGATGGAAGTATTGATTATGAAGGAATAAAGAAAGCTATAAATGATAATACAAAACTAATCAGCATACAAAGGTCTAAGGGTTACGATACTAGACCAACCCTATCAGTAGATATAATAGGGGAGATTATCTCTTTTGTTAAGAGTATAAACAGTGACCTTATCTGTATGGTTGACAATTGTTATGGTGAGTTCGTTGAGAAAATCGAGCCTACAGATCTAGGAGCTGATATGATAGTAGGTTCTTTGATCAAGAATCCAGGAGGTGGACTTGCGCCTATTGGAGGTTATATTGTCGGTAAAGAAGCTTGTATTGAAAATTGTGCAGTTAGATTGACTGCACCGGGACTTGGTAAAGAAATAGGAGCGACCCTTGGTCTTAATCAACAATTCTTTCAAGGATTATTTATGTCGCCGCAAATAGTAGCAGGGGCTTTAAAGGGAGCAATATTCGCAGCTAATGTTTTTGAAAAGCTTGGATATGAAGTGATACCTGATTCTACAGAGAGTAGACATGATATTATACAAGCTATCAATTTAGGTTCACCAGAAGCTATTATTGCCTTTTGTCAGGGAATTCAAGCGGCAGCTCCTGTAGATAGCTTTGTGACACCTGAACCATGGGATATGCCAGGATATGATTCAGAAGTAATTATGGCAGCTGGAGCATTTGTACAAGGTTCTTCCATTGAGTTAAGTGCTGATGCACCTATAAAACCACCATATACAGTGTTTTTTCAAGGAGGTCTATCATGGCATCATGCAAAATTCGGTATAATGACAGCGCTTCAAAAAATGATAGATAATAAAAGTATAACATTAAAGTAA
- a CDS encoding vWA domain-containing protein, with protein sequence MRFSNPYALWGLLLIPLVILMYILKQNFEQKEISSTFLWELASKEDEVNTPWQKLKKNILMILQIIVIIIITLALANPYLYKKQETNNVQIIVMDTSASMNAEYKDGKTRLDYAKEMAKEKIDGLLDGTPVTIITIGNDVNINVSNAVSKDTIKKSINNINPTYGSMKIDDNIDFIFSIAKSYEDYEISIISDEINNNDNIHNYLVQSEGSNVSIDNISTFFSEDSYEVLAKVTNRYKTPVKIHLDLYDQNDTWLKGSEINLESYESKNILFDNINCEGNYIYGQIKEKDLITADNKRFNILNKNEIKRIILVSEENIFMEKAILASNRYELYKTKNSGVTNEKYDLYIYDSIIPDSIPDEGNLMFLNIPKVDGLYETDSETSSGMAAFSDEDITRHVFNENFIVSDYRKILPNEYIKSIANVGEDSIIATGNKNGRKFNIMSFDLHNSDFPLNISFPVLIDNLLADILGNGVQIDENYHAGENISFEPLSTTEKAFISDPKNNKAELDVNFPITYYDDTKELGVYELIQENNEKEQKTDYITINYNTDSESTIKEYSDELDDNVSNKIVTRSRKKTDFMSLFIILAIIVMLYEWKKYVIG encoded by the coding sequence ATGAGGTTCAGTAATCCTTATGCTTTATGGGGTTTACTTCTGATTCCATTAGTAATTTTGATGTATATATTGAAGCAGAATTTTGAACAAAAAGAAATTTCAAGTACCTTCTTGTGGGAACTGGCTTCAAAGGAAGATGAAGTAAATACACCATGGCAAAAGTTGAAAAAAAATATACTAATGATATTACAAATAATAGTAATAATCATTATTACATTAGCATTGGCTAATCCGTATTTATATAAAAAGCAGGAAACTAACAATGTACAGATTATTGTCATGGATACTAGTGCTAGTATGAATGCAGAATACAAAGATGGGAAGACTAGATTAGATTATGCAAAGGAAATGGCAAAAGAAAAAATAGATGGATTATTAGATGGTACTCCAGTTACTATTATAACTATTGGAAACGATGTCAACATAAATGTGTCCAATGCTGTTTCCAAAGATACTATCAAAAAATCCATTAACAATATTAATCCAACCTATGGTTCTATGAAAATAGATGACAACATAGATTTTATATTCTCAATAGCCAAGAGCTATGAGGATTATGAGATATCCATAATATCTGATGAGATTAATAATAATGATAATATACACAACTATTTAGTTCAGTCAGAAGGTTCTAATGTAAGTATAGACAATATATCAACTTTCTTCTCAGAAGATTCATATGAAGTTCTTGCAAAAGTCACTAATAGATATAAAACGCCTGTAAAAATCCATTTGGACCTATATGACCAAAATGATACATGGCTAAAAGGCAGTGAGATAAACTTAGAATCATATGAAAGCAAGAATATATTATTTGATAATATCAACTGTGAAGGCAATTATATATATGGTCAAATAAAAGAAAAAGATTTAATAACAGCAGACAATAAAAGGTTTAATATATTAAATAAGAATGAGATAAAGAGAATCATTCTTGTATCAGAAGAGAATATTTTTATGGAAAAAGCAATTTTAGCATCTAATAGATACGAGTTGTATAAAACTAAGAATTCTGGTGTTACCAATGAGAAATATGATTTGTATATTTATGATAGTATAATACCTGATTCAATTCCAGATGAAGGCAATTTAATGTTTCTAAATATACCAAAGGTTGATGGATTATATGAAACTGATAGTGAAACCAGTAGTGGAATGGCAGCTTTCAGTGATGAAGATATTACGAGACATGTATTCAATGAAAATTTCATTGTGTCTGATTATAGAAAAATTTTACCTAATGAATATATAAAATCTATAGCTAATGTTGGTGAGGATAGTATTATAGCAACCGGTAATAAAAATGGTAGAAAATTTAATATTATGTCTTTTGATTTACATAATAGTGATTTTCCATTAAATATCAGTTTCCCTGTTCTTATAGATAATTTATTGGCAGATATATTAGGGAATGGTGTACAGATTGATGAGAATTATCATGCAGGAGAAAATATTTCTTTTGAACCTTTAAGTACTACTGAAAAAGCTTTTATATCTGATCCAAAAAATAATAAAGCTGAATTGGATGTGAATTTCCCTATAACTTATTATGATGATACTAAGGAATTGGGTGTGTATGAATTGATACAAGAGAATAATGAAAAAGAACAAAAGACAGATTATATAACTATAAATTATAATACTGATTCAGAATCAACTATTAAAGAGTATTCTGATGAGCTTGATGATAATGTATCAAATAAAATAGTCACAAGAAGCCGTAAAAAGACTGATTTCATGAGCCTGTTTATCATTCTTGCTATAATTGTTATGTTATATGAATGGAAAAAATATGTTATTGGCTAG
- the hfq gene encoding RNA chaperone Hfq has protein sequence MSKPINLQDLFLNQVRKDKTTVVVYLTNGFQLKGLVKGFDNFIVILETEGKQQMIYKHAISTVIPSREVSLTVEE, from the coding sequence ATGAGTAAACCAATTAATTTACAAGATTTGTTTTTAAATCAAGTAAGAAAAGACAAAACAACTGTAGTAGTATATTTGACAAATGGATTTCAACTAAAAGGACTAGTAAAAGGATTTGATAACTTTATAGTAATTCTTGAGACTGAAGGTAAACAACAAATGATATACAAACACGCTATATCAACTGTTATTCCTTCTAGAGAAGTATCCTTAACTGTTGAAGAATAA
- a CDS encoding N-acetylmuramoyl-L-alanine amidase family protein, whose amino-acid sequence MARKIDNKVKINNVKLIIDRKVTVEEVAYKLGVSTNNVRHWLKVYIGNQKKKRMRLIAGIALLLIISVPIILFTIFHNKTKPVSEPVVQDKVAEETTDVKTNTDKKSIYNGMGKVFIDPGHGFSDSGTEAPEEFGFKLTESEVVLKISKRVVEILEANDYDVVMSRTENYDEKQEDKLYKISLTERVRLAKESKADVFISLHINAYEESNNVNGYDLYYCEKDDKYNEEAEKFANKITDKFIKKTGIEKIRVHKEPRRSSYQVTRQTTMPSLLFEMGYATNKEDAKRLLDDKFLENIAMSIAEGIMGYLTEIYSM is encoded by the coding sequence ATGGCAAGAAAAATTGATAATAAAGTAAAAATAAATAATGTAAAATTGATTATAGATAGAAAAGTGACTGTAGAAGAAGTAGCTTATAAATTAGGTGTTAGTACTAATAATGTTCGTCATTGGTTAAAGGTGTATATCGGAAATCAGAAAAAGAAAAGAATGAGATTGATTGCGGGAATAGCATTATTACTTATTATTAGTGTTCCAATCATTCTTTTTACCATATTTCATAATAAAACAAAACCGGTGTCAGAACCTGTTGTACAAGACAAAGTGGCAGAAGAAACCACTGATGTAAAAACAAATACTGATAAAAAATCTATCTACAACGGTATGGGAAAAGTTTTTATCGATCCTGGTCATGGATTTTCTGATTCCGGTACTGAAGCACCTGAAGAATTTGGATTCAAGTTAACAGAAAGTGAAGTCGTTTTGAAGATTTCAAAAAGGGTAGTTGAGATTCTAGAAGCTAATGATTATGACGTAGTAATGTCAAGAACTGAGAATTATGATGAGAAGCAAGAAGACAAGCTTTATAAAATATCCTTAACCGAAAGAGTAAGATTAGCTAAGGAAAGTAAGGCTGATGTATTTATATCATTACATATAAACGCTTATGAAGAATCTAATAATGTTAATGGATATGATTTGTATTACTGCGAAAAAGATGATAAATATAATGAAGAAGCAGAAAAATTCGCTAATAAAATAACTGATAAATTCATTAAAAAAACAGGAATAGAAAAAATAAGAGTACATAAGGAACCAAGAAGAAGTTCATATCAAGTGACAAGACAAACAACAATGCCATCTTTACTATTTGAAATGGGTTATGCTACCAATAAGGAAGATGCGAAAAGATTATTGGATGATAAATTTCTAGAAAACATAGCCATGTCTATAGCAGAGGGAATCATGGGATATTTAACTGAAATATACTCTATGTAA
- a CDS encoding DUF58 domain-containing protein has translation MNEQIFTSDFMNKLEKLSISVKNMATYGLAGSRKSKAKGMSVEFSDYREYVPSDDFRRIDWNAYGRFKKLYIKLFMEEKEAVFRIFIDNSKSMSFNNKNITSLRLAAAFTYITLNNLDKVLINPLISNETGIFLGQGKNSFMKHISYLENIDFNNHETSFAGLKKMNFNGSGISIIISDLFTNENIEDVIKFLAFNKQQILVLHILSEEEMNPRIDGKLKMVDSETGQEKNLVITPRLLKKYKENVKRFSNNINDICSKYGATYVNIKSTDSIEKIILEDLIGTFIMI, from the coding sequence ATGAACGAACAAATTTTTACATCAGACTTTATGAATAAGTTAGAAAAGTTATCTATAAGCGTAAAAAACATGGCAACATATGGTTTAGCAGGAAGCAGAAAATCAAAAGCAAAAGGTATGTCTGTAGAATTCTCTGATTATCGTGAATATGTACCTTCTGATGATTTTAGAAGAATAGATTGGAATGCTTATGGGAGGTTCAAAAAACTATATATTAAATTATTTATGGAAGAGAAAGAAGCTGTATTCAGGATTTTTATAGATAATAGCAAATCAATGTCATTTAATAATAAAAACATAACCTCTCTTCGGTTAGCTGCAGCTTTTACTTATATAACTCTAAATAATTTAGATAAAGTATTAATAAATCCTCTGATATCTAATGAAACAGGCATTTTTCTTGGACAAGGTAAAAACTCTTTTATGAAGCACATTAGTTACTTAGAAAATATTGATTTCAATAATCATGAAACCAGTTTTGCAGGACTAAAGAAAATGAATTTCAATGGTAGCGGGATTAGTATTATAATTTCTGATTTATTTACTAATGAAAATATAGAAGATGTTATAAAATTCTTAGCATTCAATAAGCAGCAGATACTGGTTTTACACATATTATCTGAGGAAGAAATGAATCCGAGAATTGATGGAAAACTAAAAATGGTAGATAGTGAAACGGGACAAGAAAAAAATCTCGTAATAACTCCAAGACTACTGAAAAAATATAAAGAGAATGTAAAAAGATTCAGTAATAATATTAATGATATATGCAGTAAATATGGTGCTACGTATGTTAATATTAAGTCAACTGATTCGATTGAAAAGATTATCTTGGAAGATTTAATAGGTACCTTTATTATGATATAA
- a CDS encoding ABC transporter ATP-binding protein codes for MLEIRGLKKNYKKFTALKGIDLKVEKGEIFGFIGPNGAGKTTTMKIACGLLSPTSGEVYVNGINALQNIRRAKQYIGYMPDFFGVYDNLKVTEYLEFYSSIYGIKGNERNKMIEDLLELVSLTDKADFFVDSLSRGMKQKLCLARCLVHNPELLVLDEPASGMDPRARADLKRILCTLIDMGKTVIISSHILSELSEVCTSIGIINNGEIVISGNVEEVTNKVYNNKVLEIEVSDSPDKAETVLKEIDFVQDINPIGNKLEVSINGDNEQIKKLLKLLVIRDVPIITLNKKTQNLEDIFLKVTKEA; via the coding sequence ATGTTAGAGATTAGAGGACTAAAGAAAAACTATAAAAAATTTACTGCTTTAAAAGGTATAGATTTAAAAGTGGAAAAAGGAGAGATATTTGGATTTATAGGTCCAAATGGTGCTGGTAAGACAACGACAATGAAAATTGCATGTGGACTTTTGAGTCCTACTTCTGGTGAAGTGTATGTCAATGGTATCAATGCTTTACAGAATATAAGGAGAGCTAAACAGTATATTGGTTACATGCCGGATTTCTTTGGAGTATATGATAATCTTAAGGTTACTGAGTATTTAGAATTCTATTCTTCAATTTATGGTATCAAAGGTAACGAGAGAAACAAAATGATTGAAGACCTACTAGAACTTGTTAGTCTAACTGATAAAGCAGATTTTTTTGTTGATAGCTTGTCAAGAGGTATGAAGCAAAAACTTTGTTTGGCAAGATGTCTGGTTCATAATCCTGAACTATTAGTTTTAGATGAACCTGCTTCTGGTATGGACCCTAGAGCTAGAGCAGATCTGAAAAGAATATTATGTACACTTATAGATATGGGAAAAACAGTTATCATCAGTTCACATATTTTATCTGAATTATCAGAAGTATGTACTTCCATAGGTATTATTAATAATGGAGAAATTGTTATTAGTGGAAATGTTGAAGAAGTAACAAACAAAGTATACAATAACAAGGTATTAGAGATTGAAGTCAGTGATTCTCCAGATAAGGCTGAGACAGTATTGAAGGAGATTGATTTTGTTCAAGATATCAATCCTATCGGAAACAAATTAGAAGTTTCCATTAATGGAGATAATGAGCAAATTAAGAAATTACTTAAGCTACTAGTTATAAGAGATGTTCCAATAATTACACTTAACAAGAAAACGCAAAACCTTGAAGACATATTCTTGAAAGTAACTAAAGAAGCTTAA
- a CDS encoding VWA domain-containing protein encodes MRVEFGRTWILLLFPILVFIIFRISKNYYSNNFKKYLTAVTRCIVILFLILSLADISIVNTSKETSTIFLSDVSESVSENKEEIKEFIRNAIKDKGKNDRVGSVIFGKDASLDVSITKDFTSDILETDVNKSYTDIEQGILKSIALIPRDTNKRIVLLTDGKENKGKTEKLIQSIKDQEIEIKVKTLESKAANEVYIDNFYVPQKVNLGEQFQINMDVFSTTHTNAKITVIADGEKIITDNINLRKGSNNYVLKDTAKKMGFVSYELLIEPEDDRLTVNNTYSAFTFVKSSPKVLIVYDQEKDAEQIEKITKSIGLNYDKIKSVQVPVNLENMLRYKSIILCNVSADNLSEDFLNNIEYYVKDFGGGLVTIGGENSYALGGYYKTPLETVLPVNMHMRGIKDKPNMAMMLVIDKSGSMSGRNLRLAKEAAMRTVEVLEDNDEIGVIAFDDKPYEIVQLQKAEDRDTINESILNINEGGGTSILPALKDAYNKLSESKAEIKHIVLLTDGQAEQTGYEPLLANMNNNKITLSTVGVGDGADTKLLSYLAASGNGRNYFTKDGRNIPRIFAKEAFMATRTYLNNITFTPIMNSYHNILADIYDEGLPKLQGYIGTSPKDAATVLLSSPVNDPILSVWQYGLGRTAAWCSDLSGEWSALYNTWDKNNVFWQNIINYTIENYSDEPIEINSTYENGEVNITLNSSNKDYLLDSTVQMKSPSNKLVNVNLEPVRKGVYKGKFIPDEVGSYMMKGIQKDGDEIVGTGLSGITIPYSEEYKLIDNNSFMDFVEKIGGKVINDPDEVFSEIDNKVKTSKNISNILLIIVLILWIVDIALRRFNIASKISKITIPFKRLMRLLDNKKVKENKSLKDNIEDNKSNIKNEERSLNEKEMKNGKDTKKDKPRNNKTNKSNKDKKPNLLDTSELLGNTKRKR; translated from the coding sequence ATGAGGGTAGAGTTTGGAAGAACATGGATTTTGTTATTATTTCCAATATTGGTGTTTATAATATTTAGAATATCAAAGAATTATTATAGCAATAATTTTAAAAAGTATTTGACAGCGGTAACTAGATGTATAGTAATACTGTTTTTAATATTATCTTTAGCTGATATTTCTATTGTTAATACATCAAAAGAAACATCAACAATTTTCTTATCAGATGTATCAGAAAGTGTGTCAGAGAATAAAGAAGAAATTAAAGAATTTATTAGAAATGCTATAAAAGATAAAGGAAAAAATGATAGAGTTGGTTCAGTAATATTTGGAAAAGATGCTTCTTTGGATGTTAGTATTACTAAAGATTTCACATCAGATATATTAGAAACAGATGTTAATAAGTCTTATACTGACATTGAACAGGGTATCCTCAAAAGTATAGCATTAATTCCAAGGGACACAAATAAAAGAATTGTTTTATTAACAGATGGTAAAGAAAACAAAGGAAAAACAGAGAAATTAATTCAATCAATAAAAGATCAAGAAATTGAAATCAAAGTGAAGACCTTAGAATCAAAAGCTGCCAATGAGGTATATATTGATAATTTTTATGTTCCTCAAAAGGTAAATCTAGGAGAACAATTTCAGATTAACATGGATGTATTTTCTACCACCCATACTAATGCTAAGATAACTGTTATAGCTGATGGTGAAAAAATTATTACAGACAATATTAATCTTAGAAAAGGTTCCAATAATTATGTGTTAAAAGATACTGCAAAAAAGATGGGATTTGTAAGTTATGAGTTATTGATTGAACCTGAAGATGATAGATTGACAGTTAATAATACATACTCGGCGTTTACATTTGTTAAAAGCAGTCCAAAAGTACTTATAGTATATGATCAGGAAAAAGATGCTGAACAGATAGAGAAAATAACTAAGAGTATAGGACTAAACTATGATAAGATTAAAAGTGTACAAGTACCTGTTAATTTAGAGAATATGTTAAGATATAAGAGCATAATTCTATGTAATGTATCAGCAGATAATTTGAGTGAAGATTTTTTGAACAATATAGAATACTATGTTAAAGATTTCGGTGGAGGATTAGTTACTATTGGTGGTGAAAATTCTTACGCACTTGGTGGTTACTATAAGACTCCACTTGAAACAGTATTACCTGTTAACATGCATATGCGTGGTATAAAGGATAAACCTAATATGGCAATGATGCTTGTTATTGATAAATCAGGTAGTATGTCCGGTAGAAATCTAAGACTTGCCAAAGAAGCTGCTATGCGAACGGTTGAAGTATTGGAAGACAATGATGAAATTGGAGTAATAGCATTTGATGATAAACCTTACGAGATAGTCCAGTTACAAAAAGCTGAAGATAGAGATACTATCAATGAAAGTATCCTTAACATCAACGAAGGCGGAGGCACATCTATATTACCTGCTTTGAAAGACGCTTATAATAAGCTAAGTGAGAGTAAGGCTGAGATAAAGCATATTGTCTTGCTGACCGACGGACAAGCTGAACAAACAGGATATGAACCATTACTTGCTAATATGAATAACAATAAAATTACATTATCAACAGTAGGGGTTGGTGATGGAGCGGATACTAAGCTGTTATCATATTTAGCTGCTTCTGGCAATGGAAGAAATTATTTTACGAAAGATGGAAGGAATATACCTAGAATATTTGCTAAAGAAGCTTTTATGGCAACAAGGACATATCTTAACAATATAACATTTACACCAATAATGAACTCTTATCATAATATTCTAGCAGATATATATGATGAAGGATTACCCAAGTTGCAAGGATATATTGGGACTTCACCAAAGGATGCTGCGACAGTATTGCTGTCTAGCCCTGTAAATGATCCAATATTATCAGTTTGGCAGTATGGTCTGGGTAGAACTGCTGCTTGGTGTTCTGATTTGTCAGGTGAGTGGAGTGCACTTTACAATACTTGGGATAAGAATAATGTTTTCTGGCAGAATATTATCAATTATACTATTGAAAATTATTCTGATGAACCAATAGAGATCAATAGTACTTATGAAAATGGTGAAGTAAATATTACTCTTAATTCTTCTAACAAAGATTATTTATTAGATTCAACAGTACAAATGAAATCACCATCCAATAAATTAGTTAATGTTAATCTAGAACCAGTTAGAAAGGGAGTATATAAAGGAAAATTTATTCCAGACGAAGTAGGTTCTTACATGATGAAGGGAATTCAAAAAGATGGCGATGAAATTGTAGGTACTGGCTTAAGTGGCATCACTATACCTTATTCTGAAGAATATAAATTGATAGATAATAATAGTTTCATGGATTTTGTAGAAAAAATAGGAGGTAAGGTTATTAATGATCCTGATGAAGTATTCAGTGAAATTGATAATAAGGTGAAAACAAGCAAAAACATATCTAACATCTTATTAATAATTGTACTTATACTATGGATTGTTGATATAGCACTTAGAAGATTTAATATTGCATCAAAAATTAGTAAAATAACTATACCTTTTAAAAGACTAATGAGACTACTGGATAATAAAAAGGTTAAAGAAAACAAATCCCTTAAAGATAATATTGAAGATAATAAAAGTAACATTAAAAATGAAGAGAGATCATTGAATGAAAAAGAAATGAAGAATGGAAAAGACACCAAGAAGGATAAACCAAGAAATAACAAAACCAACAAATCTAATAAAGACAAGAAACCTAACTTGCTGGATACTTCAGAGTTACTTGGCAATACCAAAAGGAAACGATAG
- a CDS encoding AAA family ATPase codes for MEINESTIKDCKLKVHNVEKEIAKGIIGQENIIRQVLLGVLTGGNILLEGVPGLGKTQLVKTLAKVMNLSFSRIQFTPDLMPADVVGTNMYVEDNHGKGHFEYQKGPVFANLLLADEINRATPKTQSAMLEAMQEMTVTVGNNTYELPQPFMVLATQNPIEMEGTYPLPEAQLDRFMFKVLVEFPNLDELSRIMDLTVDCIGNEPEKIISSSDILNMRKIINDIPVAKYVKEYALRLVVATHSELPDAPEIARKYLKYGASPRAAQAILKSAKANALLEGRYNVSFDDINYVALPCLRHRIFLNFEAISDGINNDEFIKMLINEIKA; via the coding sequence ATGGAAATTAATGAAAGTACCATAAAGGATTGTAAACTTAAGGTACATAATGTGGAAAAAGAAATAGCTAAAGGAATAATTGGACAAGAAAATATAATTAGACAAGTTCTTTTAGGAGTGCTGACTGGTGGAAATATTTTGCTTGAAGGTGTACCAGGGCTTGGAAAAACACAACTTGTCAAGACTTTAGCTAAGGTTATGAATCTGTCCTTTTCAAGAATTCAATTTACACCTGATTTGATGCCAGCTGATGTTGTTGGTACTAATATGTATGTGGAAGATAATCATGGAAAAGGACATTTTGAATATCAAAAAGGACCTGTATTCGCTAATTTATTACTAGCTGATGAAATCAACAGGGCTACACCAAAGACTCAATCAGCTATGTTAGAGGCAATGCAGGAGATGACAGTAACAGTTGGTAACAATACTTATGAATTGCCACAGCCATTTATGGTGCTTGCAACACAGAATCCAATTGAGATGGAAGGGACTTATCCTTTGCCAGAAGCACAATTAGATAGATTCATGTTCAAAGTATTAGTTGAATTTCCTAATCTAGATGAATTATCCAGAATAATGGATTTAACTGTAGACTGTATTGGTAATGAACCAGAGAAAATAATATCAAGTAGTGATATACTTAACATGAGGAAAATAATAAATGATATACCTGTTGCGAAATATGTTAAAGAATATGCATTAAGATTAGTAGTAGCAACCCATAGTGAATTACCTGATGCACCTGAAATAGCAAGGAAGTATCTTAAATATGGAGCAAGTCCACGTGCAGCACAAGCTATTCTAAAATCAGCTAAAGCAAATGCGCTACTTGAAGGAAGGTACAATGTATCTTTTGACGATATTAATTATGTTGCTCTTCCTTGTCTTAGACATCGTATTTTCTTGAACTTTGAAGCAATCAGTGATGGAATTAATAACGATGAGTTTATTAAAATGCTGATTAACGAAATAAAAGCTTAG
- the miaA gene encoding tRNA (adenosine(37)-N6)-dimethylallyltransferase MiaA, producing the protein MDILRKPLIVIAGPTAVGKTSLSVKLAKEIGGEIISADSMQVYKYMDIGTAKVTKEETQGIKHHLIDVLEPDEEFNINIFQNSAKKSIEEITQNKKVPIMVGGTGFYIQSIIYDIDFENTCKDNSYREQLQKEAALSGNEYVHDKLKDIDLVSYNKIHPNNLKRVIRALEYYKETGRPISVHNEIESKKESPYNLLFYVLGMDRELLYERIDRRVDIMIEQGLVEEVQKLKEMGYSEDLVSMKGLGYKEIYGYLNGEYDLDRAIYILKRDTRHFAKRQITWFKREKNVRWLNVDDYNMNLELISNKMLKDIEELGII; encoded by the coding sequence GTGGATATATTGAGAAAACCTTTAATTGTTATAGCCGGACCTACAGCAGTTGGTAAGACTAGTTTATCGGTTAAACTGGCAAAGGAAATAGGTGGTGAAATAATCTCTGCTGATTCTATGCAAGTTTATAAGTATATGGACATAGGAACGGCAAAAGTCACAAAAGAAGAAACACAGGGTATAAAACACCATTTAATAGATGTACTAGAACCTGATGAGGAATTTAATATTAATATTTTCCAAAATTCAGCTAAGAAAAGTATAGAAGAAATTACACAAAATAAAAAAGTTCCTATCATGGTTGGCGGAACAGGTTTCTATATACAATCAATCATATATGACATTGATTTTGAGAACACTTGTAAAGATAATTCATATAGGGAACAACTTCAAAAGGAAGCAGCTCTATCAGGTAATGAATATGTACATGATAAACTGAAAGATATTGACCTTGTATCCTACAATAAGATTCATCCCAATAACTTGAAAAGAGTTATCAGGGCTTTGGAATATTATAAAGAAACTGGTAGACCAATATCAGTGCATAATGAAATAGAATCCAAGAAAGAATCACCTTATAACCTTCTTTTTTATGTTCTTGGCATGGATAGAGAACTATTATATGAAAGAATTGATAGAAGAGTAGATATAATGATTGAACAAGGATTAGTAGAAGAAGTCCAGAAATTAAAAGAAATGGGATATAGTGAAGATTTAGTGTCCATGAAAGGATTAGGATATAAAGAGATCTATGGATATCTTAATGGTGAATATGACCTAGATAGAGCAATCTACATCTTAAAACGTGATACCAGACATTTTGCAAAACGTCAGATTACGTGGTTTAAGAGAGAAAAAAACGTAAGATGGTTGAATGTGGATGATTACAATATGAATTTAGAATTAATTTCAAATAAAATGTTAAAAGATATTGAAGAATTAGGAATTATATAA